Below is a window of Ananas comosus cultivar F153 linkage group 9, ASM154086v1, whole genome shotgun sequence DNA.
TGGTCGTTccataaaataagaaataataataataaaaaatccgCTTTGGAGATTGGAGATAAAATTGCAATACATGTGAAAGTTCGGTAACGAAATTGcttaaaatgaaaagtaaaggGGCCAAATTGCTATATCGTCATCATACAGGgactatctatatattttacTCATAGAGAAATTAAGTGAAAGCCTCAATATAATTACCTTtctcagagagaaaaaaaaaagaaagccatACAATAACTAAAACTTAATTCAAGAACATCCTTTCTCTCTTTAAAAGCCATTTAGTTTGGAGTACAGATTGAGCCAATTCAGTTTTACCTTCTCTATTCAAACCATGGAACACAGTCCTAAAGTTTACTGCACTTGGTATGATTCCAGAATCCAACATCTCGCGAATGAGAAGCAGTGCATTTTCCGATTTGCCGCCTTTGCACAGACAAGTCATGAACATCGAGTAGGTCTCAAAGTCCGGTAACGGTCCTTTCAGTTTCATCCGCCGAAAAATGTCCCAAGCATCCGAAACCATCCCCGCATTCATAAAACCGCGAATCAGAGCTGAATAAGTGACAACCGTTGGCTCGCAACCGGTTTCTCTCATTGTCTTAAATGTTTCGACCGCCTTTTCGATCTCTTTCTCCTTACAGAAATGAACGACCAGCGAAGTTTGTATCTGCGTAGTTACCGGAACACCTGCCATTTTCATTTCCTCCACCTTATCGAGAGCTTCGTCGATTCGACCGCCCCGTAGCATTGCGTGAATAATACTCCCATATACGTATTGATCCATTCTACATCCGAGTTCCGCAAGCTCACTTGTTGACAAAAGAGCTTCTTCTAATCTCCCGGCCCTGCATAACGATTTAATGAGCATCGAATAAGCGAGTTGCGTTTCAAACCCTCTCTTACACAGGGATATGATAGTTCGTCTAGCGTCGACAAGTTTTCCCGATTCACATAGCGAAGAAAGATAGATTCCGATTGTTTCCTTATCCGGCATGTATCCAGCTTGGTTCATTTCTTGAAATATCTTCATTGCTTCTTCTATCTTTCTACCCTTTTTGCCGCACAGAAACACTATAAGATACTTAAATGTAGAACCATCCGGTCTATAGCCCTCGCTCTTCATTTCCTTGAAAGTTTTCAACGCGAGCTCTGTCAAACCGGCTTGGCCATACTGAGCTATCATGATGGTCCATGTGTTTGCGGCCGCAGAGAGGccctttcttttcatttcttggTAAAGATATCTCATGTGCTTGAAATCTTTTGCAGAACCGGCTAACTTGATCGCCATGTTATAGGTTTCTGTGGTGTGTGCATAGTTTGTTTGTTTCCCTATCCATGAAAAAAATTGCAATGCAGCTCGGCTGTGCCTCTGACATCGTCGAAGAATAGCATCTACCATGTTCGGCGTGAAACTAATCATTCTCCTCGCCAATTGTTCTTGTGTTGAACTCCACTCTTCGGAAGAAGATAGAATCCTGCATACTTCTCGTACATCATCGTCCGAAAAGTCCTCCTTTACTGGAGCAACTGGACAACTTGAAATCACGTGCTCTTCATGAGAAAGATGATCAACTGGTTGAGAAATGGCTTTGCTTTCTAAATTATCGACTTTAAATGATCTCCTTATCTTCTCGGCTTCCTCGGCTTTCTCAAAATAGCCGTTTCTAGTGAGAGAATTTATGACCAAACCGAAGATCCCATCAGTTGCATTTATGTCCAAATCCGACATTGCTTTTAGGAGCTTGAAGGCTTCGAGGGGTTCGGAAGCCTTACACAGTTCCTTGATGAACACTGTGTAAGATTTCCACGTGGGCCGTAAGCCTTTCTCCTTCGTGGCCTCAAAAACACACCATGCTTTGGAAACTTGGCCGTGACGAACGTGTCCGGCGACCATAGCCGTGGCGACAACTATATCCGGTCGTATACTGCTCTCAAGCATCTCTTCGTACAGCTCGCACGCCGTTTCATATTGATCAGAGCTAAATAAGTGCTGAATAATTTCAGTATAAGAGGATATTGTAGGAAGGCACCCAATTTCTCTTACGCGATGCAACACATCTATCGCCTTTCCAATATCACCTTTACTCAAGAACCCATGAATGAGAAACCCATAAGTTCTACTGCTAACAGCGGATTCATTTTTCATGTACTCTATCATCTCTATAGCTTCATCAACTTTCCCTTCTCTACACAAGCCCTTCAACAATATCTCATAAGCGTCCGAACCGACCAGCGATTTTCTCTTCATTTCCTCGAATACCTCTTGGGCATCTTTTAGCTTCCCAAAGCTGCAAAAGCACTTCAATGCTCGAGTATAAGCTTCATTCTCCGAAACCTGTCCACACTTAATCATATCATTCCGAAGCGAAAGAACAGCTTGTTTGTTATCCGATCTTGCGAAACAACTCATAAGCACTTGATATAAGCCTACATCAACTACCATGTTTTTGGAAGTCATTTCTTGGTAAAACTCCGTTGCCAGCTCGGGTTTCCTCGCATAACACAAGGCACGGAGAATCGCCTTATAAGCCCCGCAATCGGGTTCACAGCCCGATTTCCTCATGGCCTCGAAAGCGAGAAGCGCCTTTCCTATCCGCCCCGCTTTTCCATAATGCGATATGAGAATTGTCCATGTTTTGATGTCCTTTGGGCACAATTCATCGTCCATTTCGGCGATCAACCTCTCCACCAAATCGAATTCTTGGGCCTCGCCGGCTATGTATATCATTGCATTGTATGTTTCTGTCGTGTGGCAGTAATCTGGTTTCAGCTTGACCCAGTTAAAGAATCTGAGAGCCAAGTGGCCCACTTTGAAGCACCTTTTCAGAACCATTTCAACGACATCAGGACCGCACGACAAGCCCAACTCATCCAAGCGCCGTTCCATGCCGATTCCGGCCGTCTCTGACCGCACAATTTCCGTAATCCTGTGCACAATTGGACTAACATCTTCGGAAGATGTCTCCGACATGGTTGGTTTTGCATTTAGAGAGCATGAACTCTTTGGGCCAATTCGTCGAACACCTTGGCTACTATCTTTAGCATTCAGAGTGTGTGATTCCCTATAAGAATTCTCACCAAAAGCACGGTCAACATCTTTCGAATCGGAAGCTTCCACATGAGTTCGTTTTGCATTTGAAGAGCGAGAGCTCTTTAGTGCAATTTGTCGAACACCTTCGCTACCATCGTCGGAACTAGGAAAACCATCCTCCGGCGAGAAGATGATGTTGGTAATGTTTTGGTAAAGGGAGGGGGGATTGGGTTTGTTGTTGGATGAGAGAGTTCTCAACGAGTTGAAATGGTGAGAGAAAAGGGAATGAGAGGCGAAGGGTTTGATCACATTTCTCATCGTCTCCAACTTCTAACAATGGTAGAAGCATGTTACGTGTGTAAACCGAATATGTTAAAACGGAGGGGCCATTTCATCATgttctatagttgaggggtctccatgcatATTTACcgaaacaataaataaaaataaaggggCTTCTCAGGGGCACATGGTCGAGCATGAGAGGCGCATTTTGAGGGGAGCAGCTGCGACAGCGATGGGCGCCGGCGACGCCGCCAAGGAGTACGCGGCGGGCTTCGCCGCCGGCGTCGCCACCGTCGTCACCGGCCACCCCTTCGACACCGTCAAGGTCTCTAATAATCATTATCTCTTCTTCGAAACCTAATCTTCTAAACTTgttctcaaaattttgttactgtttctttttttttttgtaagaattTTGTGTACAATCTTTAGTTTCATCTTGTTTTACAACTGTAAAAATGTGTTCTTTTGCTGGATCATAGTTCAATGCAGGTTAGGAAAATGTGTTGTTTTGATGAGGTAGCCATTTGAGTAGTTATATTGAGATGGTGCTGCTCAAAGCAACTTTGATGATATAGCCATTTATGTACTCATATATCGGTCATTGAAATTAGTTGATGAAAACAAAGAGAGTAGCTGATGAAGCAGATCATATGACAAATCCTTGGAAAGAATGAGTGCTGCTACAAGTTAGGCTAGAATATCATTTTCGCCAATGAAGAAtctgaatcaacgatccatGTTAAACTTGATCTTGGCTATTTGAACTTCTTAGGAATTGAGTTTGCAGTTTTAGAATATCACTTGTCAGTGATCAAGTGGTCTCAAATTCACTTTATattagccattgaaaattgataatctTGAGACCACTCGAATACTAAGCAAACAATGTCGTAAAATTGCAAGACACCTAAGAAGTTCAAATGCCCTAGATTAACTTttatggtgtggatcgtcgatttggatgccCTATTGCCAAAACAATGCGGAAGTAAACAACCTCGCCTACTTCTAGAGGCATTCTAGCCTAGCTCTACTGCTACCATAATTTTCTGAGAAATAAAGATCGACTCATGTTGAAGTATGATTGCGAGGAACTTACTACAAACTTGGCAAGCTTTTTATAGATAAATGGCTGGAGTTAAGTTGTATAATTCTTCCAATtctaggaaaaaaagaaaaaataaaaataaaactaagcATGTATAATCTATACCAAGTAAAATACTATTTTCACCTAAATAGTCTCATGATCTTATGGCCTTGTGTTCTTATATCCGTGGTCTAGTCAGTCGCACCAAAGATGCACCGCTATGTACACTCTTTGACTTGCATATCGTATCTATGACACCATATACCCTTTGTTTACATATTGTTTCCTGTTCGATCCACAAACTTGTGAATACGTTTGTAACTGTTTCTTGGTTTGCTTCAATAGGTCTTGAATAGTTTTACCTTTTACTTGACAGGTGAAACTACAAGCGCACAATACTAAAACAAGTGTGAAGGTGTACAAGAATGCTTGGCATTGCACTAGCCGAATCCTGATTGAGGAAGGCGTAAGTCTCTTCtatttgtttttgctttttctcaACAAGTATACATCAATTCCATTATGCTACTTTTTACACACTTGTGCTCCAACATACATAAACAATAGTGTGCTTATTTTGGTAATCCTCTAGTGTTGCAAATAATTTCGTATCAATTTTATTTCAATGGAAGTAATAAATAAGTTCGCTTTTGAAGCTAATTACAATCTGAAGAAATCTTCAGTAGTAGTTGACAGAGGCTCATTACACCTTCTACCTTAATGCAAGGCTTTCCAAAAATGTATTGAAGAATCAATATGGCTCTATAAGGTGATAAACACTTCAGCAAAAGAATCATGTGACAAGTCAACTTGTAGGCACTTCTGTTAACCTTTGATAACAAGCATACTAAATTGATTACTGTGTATTCATATTAAAATTGGAAAATTTGGcctattttattattctttatatttttatttttgttatatattttgatgTATCAAACTACTAAGAGTTTGTTTGGCCCACTTCAGCACAAGCTGTTTGAGTAGAGCTATTTTAAAAAGCCCTAACtactttttgaataaaataccATACCAACTTTCTACCATGGTGAAATCATAAGTTTTAAATGGAGCTCGTGTTTTTTGGGACTAAACAGATAATTTCATCTTCTTGCCATAGCAAAAACttcttttgtttgcaaaatggCTGGGTAATGTTTTTCGAAGCAGAGAAGCTATTTTATAAGCAAGGCCAAACAAGCACTAAAAAGTATATATGACCTAACAATGTTTCACCTTTCCAACTTTTCTGCCTCGAATATTAAGGACTTCTAGATCAAACATTTGCTTCATGATCCAATTATTAATTGAAGCATCAACTATATACTTCTATCTGAGGATTTTTAATATGCCTTGACCAATTACTTGAATCCCATGACTGATCGTATGCCTTTATAACACTCCTCTAGACCCCGTGAATTTGCATACAAACTATTTGTTACGATCACTGGCCCTGTTGTCGGAAAGAGATTACATTGTTCTAAGTATACGAAAACATTTAACAACTGTTTATCTTGGCAGATAAGAGGATTGTATAAAGGTGCATCATCTACATTTGTTGGAATAGCATTTGAGAGCTCCCTGTTCTTTGGCACGTACACTCAAGTGAAGCAATTATTGCAGGttcttgttttttattttaggcttGACTTAACAGACAAATTTCTTATTTCAAGCTGTAGAATAATATCCATATGTGTGAAATTTGCTTGCTTTGTTCTCTCATTTTCATATGCAGGGAGAAGCTCAGAGCAGTAAGCCAAAGCTTGAGGTAATTATTCCTTCTGCAGGATTTAGTGGGGCTTTGATCAGCTCCATTTTGTGTCCAACTGAGCTAATTAAGGTACGCAACTTGATGCTTTATACTTGCTTCCTCCAACTTAGGATTCAGGTTGTGCCTTTGACATGTAATGCCAAGAATTCTCCAGTGTAGAATGCAAGTTCAAGGGAAGGATGCAAACTATTCTAAATACACCGGCCCTCTAGATTGTGCTCGCAAGACACTAAAGAATGAAGGGGTGAGCTTAACTTTCTTTCTTCGTCTGCCCACAGCTTCATACTTAAACTATTTAATGAAGTCATAGGCTTCTGCATCTTAGGTTAGAGGCTTATTTCGTGGCGGTTTGGCGACTTTACTAAGAGAATCAATCGGAAATGCAGTCTTCTTTAGCACTTATGAGTTTACTCGTTATTGGATGCATATGCATTTGGATTCGTTGCCATTTTTTAGTAGCGAACAGTCGGTGGTGCTAAGAGATGTGGGGATTGGCATCATAACCGGGGGAATTTCTGGGGTTGCCGTAAGTTTTAAAAATGTTATTCCTTTTCCATTGAGATAGGTTATATTTCCTTTCACAAGTAATTCTCTCATTTGCAGTTTTGGTCAGCTGTTCTCCCGTATGATGTTGCAAAAACAGTAATTCAGACTTCTTCTGATACACATCCTAGCCGTAATCCCTTTCGGACTATAAGCTTGGTATGTAGCCTTTTCTATTCTTGTCCTCTCGTGCGTGATTTGTAAGTTTTGGCAGAAAATTCTGGTACCAAAATGTGTTTCGGTTTGGATCTCCACTGTCCCAAAAACTAGCATCCTAAACCAAATCTGAATCTAAAAACGGGCCAATTGGTCAAAATAATCTTATGTAGTTGCATTTGCTTCATCCATGGGCCATTTACATTGTATAGACATGATAGATGGGGATGAGAGAATTCGCTATTTTACTCACGGAAGTAGAGCATAAGGCATCATTTATTCTACCAAAATGTTgagaaatttttgtttgttatGATTTCATCAGTTTTGTATGGTTGCTTTGAAAAGTTTGCTAACTTTTCAATCAAGACAGAACTGAGCACCAAAATTGCTGAGATTGACCCGCTTGTAGCCCAGATCGCAACCGAAACCGCGAACAAATATATCTCGAAACTCGCTTCATGCGACTTTTAAAAAACTTGTTactattgttttctttttttctttttttcaaaatttcagaTACACAGCAGAGCCGGATTGAGTGGATGCTATGCTGGTCTTGGGCCTACGTTGGCTCGAGCATTTCCTGCCAACGCTGCCGCCATCGTAACATGGGAATTTAGTGCCAAGTTACTGGGCATCAGGCGTGCCTAAATTACGATTGTGAGTCGATCTTCGAGCATTTAGATTTTGTCATATCTTATTAAATTCATATGTTTAGTGATCAGACAACTTATCATCATTTTCTTTGTGGAAATCCTTCAGAAATTTTACTGATCTGAAGTTTTTCAGAACAAACTCCAGGTGGAATTCCTACTGCGTCGTTTTCGTATTTCGGACGGTTTTGATCTCtctgagttttaaattttcattcagaaatttttgaaaattatctGAATGAAATACTGATCCCTTAAATTCCAGTTGCTTTCAACACtctgattttttatatatttttttcttttagatgaTTAGGCTTTGCGCTCATCCTGCTAGTGCTGGATCAGGTTTTCATTTTCCCTTGAATTTCCAAAAGGGTAGTAATAGTGATGAGgttgttttgtaagattttgCAACCCTAGTTTCTCTATTTTTTGGTTGGCATCTTTAATTATTAGTTCAAAAAGAATATGAACTTATATTTCTCTCTCCACGACTAATGTTATGCtggtaaaaacatatagaactaATCCAAAATATGcatcattttgattttaatattcaatctctcaaaattttgattttactaactaataattaataatattttgacttcaaaattttattatctttacaaATTCAATGAGTATATTTTATACGATTCTCTcgtagttaaaaatttattaaaataactaattagctttaatttttgaagttaaaaatatatttaattgactcaaattaaataaattaaaattttgagtaaaattaaaattttaaaatattaattaagcagcataaaaattttatacgtttttacctaattatataataggttgcTTTTTGATAAATGTTTGTCTATTTTGTGTAAACTTTTAGATGGAAAGTGAAAgtaattctaattattttttttttttctttcaaaaagtATATGTGACTTGTGTTACCGTGTTCTCGAGAACAATAATTAAAGCATCTAATAGACTCCCACACTTTGGAAGTCTCTAGATTCAGCATGGTGGGGCCCTTCAATCCAAATTATTCTacatgaaaatagaaaaatatattaattccaTCTTAtcggaaaaataattttgatggtGACATTGATCTTATCTCTAACAATATGTTGTACCATTAACAATACAATAATTGTGCCTTACCTAACGTTACCTTTAGTCCACTTCACTTCACTCTCAGATGCTTAAACTAATGGAAGTTAATCCAGAAAAATCTCCTCCCACCCTTCTAAATTGATGTAACCTTGCCCATCCCATTAATCACTCCACATCCCATCCTTGtcgaataataaaaaaacttaaCATACCTTTCAAAATCTTTCATTTTTAACAATCAAACAGTCAAAAGCAAGGATAATTAAGATCCAACAAGATAGTAAGAAGCAGTGGTG
It encodes the following:
- the LOC109715549 gene encoding putative pentatricopeptide repeat-containing protein At5g06400, mitochondrial is translated as MRNVIKPFASHSLFSHHFNSLRTLSSNNKPNPPSLYQNITNIIFSPEDGFPSSDDGSEGVRQIALKSSRSSNAKRTHVEASDSKDVDRAFGENSYRESHTLNAKDSSQGVRRIGPKSSCSLNAKPTMSETSSEDVSPIVHRITEIVRSETAGIGMERRLDELGLSCGPDVVEMVLKRCFKVGHLALRFFNWVKLKPDYCHTTETYNAMIYIAGEAQEFDLVERLIAEMDDELCPKDIKTWTILISHYGKAGRIGKALLAFEAMRKSGCEPDCGAYKAILRALCYARKPELATEFYQEMTSKNMVVDVGLYQVLMSCFARSDNKQAVLSLRNDMIKCGQVSENEAYTRALKCFCSFGKLKDAQEVFEEMKRKSLVGSDAYEILLKGLCREGKVDEAIEMIEYMKNESAVSSRTYGFLIHGFLSKGDIGKAIDVLHRVREIGCLPTISSYTEIIQHLFSSDQYETACELYEEMLESSIRPDIVVATAMVAGHVRHGQVSKAWCVFEATKEKGLRPTWKSYTVFIKELCKASEPLEAFKLLKAMSDLDINATDGIFGLVINSLTRNGYFEKAEEAEKIRRSFKVDNLESKAISQPVDHLSHEEHVISSCPVAPVKEDFSDDDVREVCRILSSSEEWSSTQEQLARRMISFTPNMVDAILRRCQRHSRAALQFFSWIGKQTNYAHTTETYNMAIKLAGSAKDFKHMRYLYQEMKRKGLSAAANTWTIMIAQYGQAGLTELALKTFKEMKSEGYRPDGSTFKYLIVFLCGKKGRKIEEAMKIFQEMNQAGYMPDKETIGIYLSSLCESGKLVDARRTIISLCKRGFETQLAYSMLIKSLCRAGRLEEALLSTSELAELGCRMDQYVYGSIIHAMLRGGRIDEALDKVEEMKMAGVPVTTQIQTSLVVHFCKEKEIEKAVETFKTMRETGCEPTVVTYSALIRGFMNAGMVSDAWDIFRRMKLKGPLPDFETYSMFMTCLCKGGKSENALLLIREMLDSGIIPSAVNFRTVFHGLNREGKTELAQSVLQTKWLLKRERMFLN
- the LOC109715550 gene encoding mitochondrial arginine transporter BAC1 codes for the protein MVEHERRILRGAAATAMGAGDAAKEYAAGFAAGVATVVTGHPFDTVKVKLQAHNTKTSVKVYKNAWHCTSRILIEEGIRGLYKGASSTFVGIAFESSLFFGTYTQVKQLLQGEAQSSKPKLEVIIPSAGFSGALISSILCPTELIKCRMQVQGKDANYSKYTGPLDCARKTLKNEGVRGLFRGGLATLLRESIGNAVFFSTYEFTRYWMHMHLDSLPFFSSEQSVVLRDVGIGIITGGISGVAFWSAVLPYDVAKTVIQTSSDTHPSRNPFRTISLIHSRAGLSGCYAGLGPTLARAFPANAAAIVTWEFSAKLLGIRRA